The Acidicapsa acidisoli genome contains a region encoding:
- a CDS encoding TonB-dependent receptor: MIALLLCPLIGRAQELTATLSGVVTDSSGAVIPHALVTITLNGDNGIARQVESDGSGNYVATNLTAGTYSVTVAAPGFETYKGKDIVLDVAEKHAVNVQLKAGSAATTVTVEDNPVSVDTESSAQAGTISGTQVRELELANRNFEQLVVLQPGVVNALGDNVVGGGSTGISVNGARTTANNWTVDGADINDSGSNATITNVPSVDAIQEITLQRGSYDAGYGRSGGGQVLVATRSGTSAFHGGAYEFDRNTALNANDYFNKQQQIAAGEPNTPAVYHYNNFGFTIGGPVFIPKAYNTSRNKTFFFVSEEWFKNTQPGNASFAAATSAEIGGVVPGQFTNGPANCLSYDASTNSTTIAPSCFSKNSQVYLTNVYAKNPANSGGNYEFSYSAKQNEHEDIVRVDHYFNDKVHFFARGMNDDFPNNQPMGLWAGNNYPSLVNTAVDSPGKNVVGNLTWAISPRIVNEVEFVWAQGTYNSTIQSGQFATSPAAFSAMTNNWAYTDPYGRVPAITIASGLQGYSPGSAPWKERNLDRTYYDNLAITLGKHTLRTGFQFQQMIKTENAVDGGPNFKFNTWGDFLLGNVLVYQQQSRDITPDLHYINSEAYVQDDWKINRRLTLNLGVRWSRFPSATDVKNTLNNFDPRLYNSANAPVIDPTTGNFDPTQTALIPATYTNGIIFPQGAACTAAQAVSSQVTCSPYGSYINPNNNANFGPRLGFAYNPDGRGITAIRGGFGIFYDRLLNGIWEQNAFSNPPLLQTTTVNNTSFDDPSGANAISYGPNGLTVTGTPIFKVPNYANYNLSVQRQLLPTTTLEIAYVGNVARHLLGEFDMNQPTEAARDANPTSDVNALRPYLGYGFMHSRAPLFTNNYNSLQVTVQHRSSKGLTLGAAYTWSKDLTTNSNDRGTSASNSYDFKHDYGPSTTNTPQVLEVNYIYQLPFYKQQLGFVGHVLGGWEVSGISSFVSGASFTVTQTTDPFAAIGPNGLGMIQDADIQIRPDQVAPIHRVKTEQQWFSTSSFNTAAGHFGSERVGSLLGPGLQDWDLASIKNVNLGEHVKFQLRGEYFNAFNHTNFNAVDSVVSDSNFGQVTSAHVPRRIQIGAKLNF; encoded by the coding sequence ATGATTGCACTTCTGTTATGTCCATTGATAGGACGGGCTCAGGAGCTCACTGCAACGCTCAGCGGTGTAGTTACCGATTCTTCCGGGGCGGTGATACCTCATGCCCTGGTCACGATTACGCTCAATGGCGATAACGGAATCGCCCGCCAAGTTGAATCGGACGGCAGTGGTAATTACGTTGCAACCAATCTCACGGCCGGCACTTATTCGGTAACCGTAGCAGCGCCGGGTTTCGAGACCTACAAGGGCAAGGACATTGTCCTCGACGTTGCGGAAAAGCATGCTGTGAATGTGCAACTGAAAGCTGGCTCCGCCGCGACCACGGTTACGGTGGAAGACAATCCGGTTTCGGTAGATACGGAGAGTAGTGCTCAAGCTGGAACCATCTCCGGAACCCAGGTTAGGGAACTCGAGTTGGCCAACCGCAACTTCGAACAGCTTGTCGTTCTACAGCCCGGCGTAGTCAATGCGCTCGGCGATAACGTTGTCGGAGGCGGCAGCACCGGTATTTCGGTAAACGGAGCCCGTACTACCGCGAATAACTGGACTGTGGACGGCGCTGATATTAATGACAGCGGATCGAACGCAACCATCACCAATGTTCCCAGTGTCGATGCTATCCAGGAGATCACGCTGCAGCGAGGATCTTATGACGCAGGCTACGGGCGCAGCGGCGGAGGCCAGGTCCTCGTGGCGACCAGGAGCGGCACAAGTGCTTTCCACGGCGGCGCCTATGAGTTCGATCGCAATACCGCTCTGAATGCCAACGATTACTTCAATAAGCAACAGCAAATTGCCGCTGGAGAGCCGAACACGCCTGCGGTTTACCACTACAACAACTTTGGCTTTACCATCGGTGGTCCCGTCTTCATACCGAAGGCGTACAACACGTCCAGGAATAAGACCTTTTTCTTCGTGTCAGAAGAGTGGTTTAAGAATACTCAGCCTGGAAATGCCAGCTTTGCGGCTGCGACTTCCGCTGAGATTGGCGGCGTAGTCCCGGGCCAATTTACAAATGGACCGGCAAACTGTCTGAGTTACGATGCGAGTACCAACTCGACCACGATCGCACCCAGTTGTTTCAGCAAGAACTCCCAGGTCTATCTGACCAACGTCTACGCCAAGAATCCAGCCAACAGCGGTGGTAACTACGAATTCTCCTACTCTGCGAAGCAGAACGAGCACGAGGATATCGTTCGCGTCGACCACTACTTCAATGACAAGGTGCATTTCTTCGCCCGCGGCATGAACGATGATTTTCCGAACAACCAACCCATGGGCCTCTGGGCGGGGAACAATTACCCCTCGCTGGTGAACACGGCAGTTGACTCGCCCGGCAAAAACGTCGTGGGCAACCTGACCTGGGCTATCTCGCCGAGAATCGTCAACGAAGTGGAGTTTGTCTGGGCTCAAGGCACTTACAATTCCACTATCCAGAGCGGTCAATTTGCCACGTCACCCGCAGCCTTCAGTGCGATGACGAATAACTGGGCCTACACTGATCCATACGGACGCGTCCCAGCGATCACGATTGCCAGCGGGCTTCAGGGATATTCACCAGGTTCCGCGCCGTGGAAAGAACGCAACCTAGACCGCACATACTACGATAATCTGGCGATCACGCTCGGCAAACATACCCTTCGTACGGGTTTTCAATTCCAGCAGATGATCAAGACCGAAAATGCCGTCGATGGCGGCCCAAACTTTAAGTTCAACACCTGGGGCGATTTCCTGCTGGGCAACGTTCTCGTCTATCAACAGCAGAGCCGTGATATCACTCCCGACCTGCACTACATAAACAGCGAAGCGTACGTACAGGACGACTGGAAGATCAACAGGCGCCTCACCCTCAACCTCGGCGTGCGCTGGAGCAGATTCCCATCTGCGACGGACGTGAAGAATACCCTGAATAACTTTGATCCACGGCTGTATAACTCTGCGAACGCACCCGTCATCGATCCCACAACCGGCAATTTCGATCCCACCCAGACCGCTTTGATTCCAGCAACGTACACCAATGGAATCATCTTTCCCCAAGGCGCAGCCTGCACCGCGGCGCAAGCCGTTTCCTCGCAGGTTACCTGCTCGCCTTATGGCAGCTATATCAACCCAAATAACAACGCAAACTTCGGGCCGCGCCTGGGATTCGCCTACAACCCTGATGGCCGCGGAATCACGGCCATTCGCGGAGGATTCGGGATCTTCTACGACCGCCTCCTCAATGGCATCTGGGAGCAGAACGCCTTCTCTAACCCACCGCTATTGCAGACCACAACCGTGAACAATACTTCTTTTGACGACCCCTCCGGCGCAAATGCCATTTCTTACGGTCCCAATGGTCTGACGGTCACAGGAACGCCTATCTTCAAGGTTCCGAATTACGCCAACTACAATCTCTCCGTGCAACGCCAACTGTTGCCAACCACAACACTAGAGATAGCGTATGTCGGCAATGTGGCGCGTCACTTGCTCGGCGAGTTCGACATGAATCAGCCCACCGAAGCGGCGAGAGATGCGAATCCAACATCTGACGTCAATGCTCTTCGCCCCTATCTGGGATATGGCTTTATGCATTCCAGAGCGCCGCTATTCACCAACAACTACAACTCGCTGCAGGTCACGGTGCAACACCGATCCTCGAAGGGGCTGACTCTCGGCGCGGCATATACGTGGTCAAAGGATCTGACTACGAACTCCAATGACCGCGGAACGTCAGCGAGCAACAGCTACGACTTCAAGCACGATTACGGTCCGTCAACCACGAATACGCCGCAGGTTCTTGAAGTCAACTATATCTATCAACTGCCCTTCTATAAGCAGCAGTTGGGATTTGTTGGGCATGTTCTCGGCGGATGGGAGGTCTCCGGTATTTCCTCGTTTGTCTCCGGCGCCTCCTTTACGGTGACCCAGACAACGGATCCATTTGCTGCGATTGGCCCCAATGGTCTGGGAATGATTCAGGACGCCGACATTCAGATCCGTCCCGACCAGGTTGCGCCCATTCATCGGGTCAAAACCGAGCAGCAGTGGTTTTCGACCTCATCCTTTAATACGGCTGCGGGCCACTTCGGCTCCGAGCGTGTGGGCTCGCTCCTTGGGCCCGGCCTGCAGGATTGGGATCTGGCGAGCATCAAGAATGTAAATCTTGGGGAACACGTCAAGTTCCAACTGCGCGGAGAGTACTTCAATGCGTTCAACCACACTAACTTCAACGCTGTCGACTCTGTCGTGAGCGACAGCAACTTCGGACAGGTGACGAGCGCTCACGTACCGCGCAGAATCCAGATCGGCGCGAAACTTAACTTCTAA
- a CDS encoding DeoR/GlpR family DNA-binding transcription regulator, with translation MSETLNFRSEQIVKLLLRAGSATMEEILAAAGSSAPSIRRDLARLENRGLIRRTHGGATLAEPLLYEPFRYDSSFLAREQRFAAEKRKIGLAAAELVQAGETVGLSAGTTTTYIGRSLRHREKIQIITNAINIGMELCNQPGIRTYLTGGVVPWAWSFSLTGNAALEFLDDVYLDKVFLSVTGLDVERGATSLEQDEALVYRKMLKQSKQVIVVADSSKLDKVGPALICPTSEIHILITDAGATAAALSPFERHGIRVIRV, from the coding sequence ATGTCGGAAACGCTTAATTTTCGCTCCGAACAAATCGTCAAGCTCCTCCTGCGCGCCGGCAGTGCAACGATGGAAGAGATTCTCGCTGCGGCGGGTTCCTCCGCGCCCAGCATTCGCCGTGATCTCGCGAGACTTGAGAACCGGGGACTGATTCGCCGCACTCACGGCGGCGCGACGCTGGCCGAGCCGCTCCTCTATGAGCCGTTCCGATACGACAGTTCTTTTCTGGCACGGGAGCAGCGCTTCGCTGCCGAAAAACGCAAGATAGGGCTGGCAGCCGCGGAGCTTGTACAAGCCGGGGAAACAGTAGGTCTGTCTGCTGGAACAACGACGACATACATCGGACGTAGCCTGCGCCACAGGGAAAAGATTCAGATCATTACCAACGCTATCAATATAGGTATGGAGCTGTGCAACCAGCCTGGAATTCGCACGTATTTGACCGGAGGTGTAGTTCCGTGGGCGTGGTCGTTCTCTCTTACGGGCAATGCAGCGCTTGAATTTCTGGATGATGTTTACCTGGATAAGGTCTTTTTGAGTGTGACAGGTCTTGATGTGGAGCGTGGCGCCACTTCGCTTGAACAGGATGAAGCGTTGGTCTACCGCAAGATGCTTAAGCAGTCGAAGCAAGTGATTGTGGTAGCCGATTCCAGCAAACTGGACAAAGTCGGGCCAGCTCTGATCTGTCCGACGAGCGAAATCCACATACTTATCACCGACGCCGGGGCGACGGCAGCGGCTCTCAGCCCATTTGAGCGGCACGGCATTCGAGTTATCCGCGTGTGA
- a CDS encoding beta-N-acetylhexosaminidase, translating into MLPLLLVVFGIFITNPLRSEETGKGVPAPLKLMPLPRSVTPGTGHLTLDEHFTAAFAGTHDARLNAALDRMVRRLDRQCGGVLRSQHLSASGASPVLTLKVAGSLDNVQSIDEDESYQLNVSASQATLTATTDLGAMHGMETFLQLLSSENGSCQLPVIAVDDAPRFRWRGLMIDVSRHFEPVEVIERTLDGMAVAKLNVFHWHLSDDQGFRAESKKFPRLTEVGSGGEFYTQDQMREVVAYAHARGIRVVPEFDMPGHSSSWILSYPEYGSGEHITELPTVFGIPHAELDPSNEKTYKFIDAFVGEMAAIFPDAYFHIGGDETKGTGWLENPRIADFMQKKGFKTPAELQAYFNQRLLPILTKHGKKMVGWDEILNPALPKDIMIQSWRGDASLSSGATQGYQGILSAPYYLDAQKTSEVMFLADPLPADTTLTAAQQQLILGGEVCMWAEQLDPETVDSRIWPRTIAIAERFWSPQSDRDVADMYRRLNFASMELEDVGLTHISGPEKLRRNLLGSRNPEPLDILASVTEPVSFHERYQGQHTDRLTSLDRLVDAVVADPPLRQEIANEVDAIISPSHTEDSERARIELRRRFAQWEQAAPILEAWARRSGRLSDTEIRARQLGALGQIGLESLAYLDTHTPAPSAWLDSKMATIADTEKPSALVRFVFLPSLRKLAQAASNVPTAEPQTQAAGGFTQTGVVSAH; encoded by the coding sequence TTGCTTCCACTGCTGCTTGTAGTGTTTGGTATCTTTATCACCAATCCACTGCGGAGCGAAGAAACTGGCAAAGGCGTGCCTGCCCCGCTCAAACTGATGCCGCTGCCACGCTCCGTAACTCCAGGCACAGGGCATCTGACCCTCGATGAGCATTTCACTGCAGCTTTCGCCGGTACTCACGACGCGCGCCTGAATGCAGCATTGGATCGAATGGTCAGACGTCTTGACCGGCAATGCGGAGGTGTACTCCGCTCACAACACCTGTCCGCATCTGGCGCGTCGCCGGTACTCACGCTCAAAGTCGCAGGGTCGCTCGACAACGTGCAAAGCATCGATGAGGACGAGAGCTATCAATTAAATGTCTCAGCAAGTCAGGCAACCCTCACCGCCACGACTGACCTGGGAGCCATGCATGGCATGGAGACGTTCCTGCAACTGCTCTCAAGCGAGAACGGCTCGTGCCAGTTGCCTGTGATCGCGGTCGATGATGCACCGCGTTTCCGTTGGCGCGGACTCATGATTGATGTCAGTCGGCATTTTGAACCGGTAGAAGTGATTGAACGAACCTTGGATGGAATGGCCGTAGCCAAGCTGAATGTCTTTCACTGGCATCTGAGCGACGACCAGGGATTTCGTGCGGAGAGTAAGAAGTTTCCGCGGCTCACAGAGGTCGGATCGGGAGGCGAGTTCTATACGCAGGATCAGATGCGCGAGGTTGTCGCCTACGCTCATGCGCGCGGAATACGCGTAGTCCCTGAATTCGATATGCCAGGCCACAGCTCAAGCTGGATTCTTTCTTATCCCGAATATGGATCGGGCGAACACATCACAGAGTTGCCTACCGTCTTTGGTATCCCGCACGCGGAGCTCGATCCCAGCAACGAGAAGACCTACAAATTCATCGATGCCTTCGTCGGGGAGATGGCTGCGATCTTCCCGGATGCGTACTTTCACATCGGCGGCGATGAAACGAAAGGCACCGGGTGGCTGGAAAACCCTCGCATCGCAGACTTCATGCAGAAGAAAGGCTTCAAGACCCCGGCTGAACTGCAAGCGTACTTTAACCAGCGACTGCTGCCTATTCTGACTAAGCACGGGAAGAAGATGGTCGGCTGGGACGAGATACTGAACCCCGCACTGCCAAAAGACATCATGATCCAGAGTTGGAGAGGCGACGCCTCACTTTCTAGCGGAGCGACACAAGGTTATCAGGGCATTTTGTCAGCGCCGTATTATCTAGATGCGCAGAAGACCTCGGAAGTTATGTTCCTGGCAGACCCCCTGCCCGCAGATACCACGCTGACGGCCGCTCAACAGCAGTTGATCCTGGGCGGAGAAGTCTGTATGTGGGCCGAGCAGCTTGACCCCGAGACGGTTGACTCGCGGATATGGCCTCGAACGATTGCCATTGCCGAGCGATTCTGGTCTCCGCAATCTGATCGCGATGTTGCGGACATGTACCGCCGGCTGAACTTTGCATCCATGGAGCTGGAAGATGTTGGCTTGACACATATTTCCGGACCGGAAAAGCTACGACGCAACTTGTTGGGCTCTCGGAATCCTGAGCCGCTGGATATTTTGGCCTCGGTCACTGAGCCAGTCAGTTTTCACGAGCGCTATCAAGGTCAGCACACAGACAGACTTACATCGCTTGACCGTCTCGTTGATGCTGTGGTGGCAGATCCGCCGCTTCGACAGGAGATCGCAAATGAGGTCGATGCCATTATCTCTCCATCCCACACAGAAGACTCGGAGCGCGCCAGGATAGAACTACGCAGGCGTTTTGCCCAATGGGAACAGGCGGCTCCGATCCTCGAAGCGTGGGCTCGACGTTCCGGTCGCCTGTCGGATACAGAAATCCGCGCCCGGCAGCTTGGCGCCTTGGGACAGATCGGGTTGGAGTCGCTGGCCTACCTGGATACGCACACACCGGCACCCTCGGCATGGCTTGACAGCAAGATGGCAACGATTGCCGACACCGAGAAGCCCTCGGCGCTCGTGCGCTTTGTGTTTCTACCCTCATTGAGAAAACTGGCCCAGGCGGCATCCAATGTGCCGACGGCAGAACCGCAGACGCAAGCAGCCGGTGGGTTCACACAAACCGGAGTTGTCAGCGCCCACTGA
- a CDS encoding chitobiase/beta-hexosaminidase C-terminal domain-containing protein, which produces MKFKSIAAILCVALFLSSSLFAIAATATPSFSTGTGTYHAPPTVKIVDATSGAVIHYTTNGSTPTTSSAVYTAPITISTTTTLEAIAVSSSGSASAVALATFTIAPAVAPSFSTGTGTYHVPPTVKIVDGTSGAVIHYTNNGATPTTSSAVYTAPMTIAATTTLKAIAIYPGGPPSAVATATFTIAPTMTPSFSTGTGTYHTPPTVAIVDGTSGAVIHYTTNGTTPTTSSTVYTAPITISTTTTLKAIAVYPGGPSSAVASATYSVIPAVTPVLSLASGMYNKSVTVTISDGTPGAVIHYTTNGAAPTTTSAVYAGPLTFSNTTTFSSTTTLKAVAVYPGGPSSSAASASYTILSTSAPVHGVNSSASFLGMSVNSILDGTPWPIVPVGSFRILGLQTNWSTLNPASGTYQWTSLDQEVNLARANGAKLLYTFVATPPWAIAKGLQISTISRSGGVVTVTTEQPHNLYYNPTYLPSEQSTITISGVSDSSFDGTFALTGTPTTNSLTYAQTGSVSTSSSGSLSAVCGGGGAPAGCSEAPMSLSSWDQFVTELVNHVGPGVIQYWELWNEANLTQQWRGSPNTLVAMAADAKAIIKSVDPKAIILSPSTTINFATPLECATYDPRCGSNWMNNWLAAGGKNYIDGVALHGYPEVGEAPEQIQGVVTLFQIALNQNGVSSLPIFDTESSWGLNSALPNQSDQIAFLARHLLLEHSMGVQGSFWYEYDNPNWGILWSSSGGLNPVGEADQQVAKWIQGATMTQPCAATAADPTTFTCGYTRSNGYSALAVWNTAGQKAFSVPQGFVQYHELNGSVTPASGSVEISTSPILLETSSAF; this is translated from the coding sequence GTGAAATTTAAGAGCATAGCTGCCATCCTGTGCGTAGCCCTTTTTCTGTCCTCCAGCCTTTTCGCGATCGCCGCGACTGCAACCCCGTCCTTCAGCACTGGCACGGGAACGTATCACGCTCCCCCGACGGTTAAGATTGTGGACGCCACATCGGGCGCGGTGATCCACTACACCACCAATGGTTCGACGCCAACCACCTCTTCGGCTGTGTATACCGCCCCCATCACGATTTCGACCACGACTACGCTGGAAGCCATCGCCGTCTCCTCCAGTGGGTCTGCAAGTGCCGTGGCTTTGGCTACCTTCACGATCGCTCCCGCTGTGGCGCCGTCCTTCAGTACAGGTACGGGCACGTATCACGTCCCCCCAACGGTTAAGATTGTGGACGGTACATCGGGCGCGGTGATCCACTACACCAACAACGGAGCGACGCCAACTACCTCTTCGGCTGTCTATACTGCTCCGATGACGATTGCCGCAACGACTACGTTGAAGGCCATCGCGATCTATCCCGGCGGTCCGCCGAGCGCGGTGGCTACTGCGACCTTCACGATCGCTCCTACAATGACACCATCTTTCAGCACGGGCACAGGCACGTATCACACCCCGCCGACGGTCGCGATCGTGGACGGTACATCCGGCGCGGTGATCCACTACACCACCAACGGAACGACGCCAACTACCTCCTCGACTGTCTACACCGCTCCCATCACGATTTCCACCACGACTACGCTGAAGGCCATCGCCGTTTACCCCGGCGGACCGTCGAGCGCAGTGGCGTCGGCGACATATTCAGTGATTCCGGCCGTCACTCCGGTCCTGAGCCTGGCCTCCGGGATGTACAACAAGTCCGTAACTGTAACGATCAGCGATGGGACTCCCGGCGCGGTCATTCACTACACCACCAACGGAGCTGCGCCGACAACGACATCGGCTGTTTACGCTGGCCCGTTAACCTTCAGCAACACAACCACCTTCAGCAGCACCACGACTCTCAAAGCCGTAGCCGTTTACCCTGGCGGACCCTCCAGTTCGGCGGCCTCCGCTTCGTATACCATCCTTTCGACCTCCGCACCGGTCCACGGCGTGAACTCGAGTGCTTCTTTCCTTGGCATGAGCGTCAACAGTATCCTGGATGGAACTCCCTGGCCGATCGTTCCCGTCGGTTCCTTCAGAATCCTGGGCCTTCAGACGAATTGGAGCACTCTAAATCCGGCCTCCGGAACGTATCAATGGACCAGCCTTGACCAGGAAGTCAACCTGGCGCGTGCCAACGGAGCAAAGCTTCTGTACACCTTCGTCGCAACTCCGCCATGGGCAATCGCCAAGGGCCTGCAGATTTCCACAATCAGCAGATCGGGCGGCGTGGTCACGGTCACAACCGAGCAGCCACACAACCTCTACTACAACCCCACCTATCTACCCAGCGAACAAAGCACCATCACGATTTCTGGAGTTTCCGACAGCAGCTTCGATGGCACCTTTGCGCTGACCGGTACTCCCACCACCAACTCACTTACCTACGCTCAGACCGGCTCAGTCAGCACTTCCAGCTCTGGTTCCCTGAGCGCAGTTTGTGGCGGCGGTGGTGCGCCCGCTGGATGCTCCGAGGCTCCAATGAGCCTGAGCAGCTGGGATCAATTCGTGACGGAGCTTGTCAACCACGTGGGGCCGGGCGTAATTCAATATTGGGAGCTCTGGAACGAGGCGAATCTCACTCAGCAATGGCGGGGAAGCCCGAATACTTTGGTCGCCATGGCTGCGGATGCCAAAGCGATAATCAAGAGCGTCGATCCGAAGGCGATCATCCTCAGCCCTTCGACCACGATCAACTTTGCCACACCACTCGAGTGCGCCACCTACGATCCCCGCTGCGGAAGCAACTGGATGAACAACTGGTTAGCTGCAGGCGGCAAGAATTATATCGATGGCGTAGCACTCCATGGCTATCCGGAGGTGGGCGAAGCGCCGGAACAGATACAGGGCGTAGTTACTTTGTTCCAAATTGCGTTGAACCAGAATGGAGTCAGCTCGTTACCCATCTTCGACACTGAATCGAGTTGGGGTTTGAATTCGGCTCTGCCGAATCAAAGCGACCAGATAGCATTTCTCGCTCGTCACCTCCTGCTTGAGCATTCGATGGGAGTGCAGGGTTCATTCTGGTATGAGTACGACAACCCAAACTGGGGAATCCTTTGGAGTTCGTCCGGAGGATTAAATCCGGTAGGTGAGGCCGATCAGCAAGTTGCGAAGTGGATCCAAGGCGCAACGATGACGCAACCCTGCGCAGCAACCGCCGCCGACCCAACCACGTTTACCTGCGGCTATACGCGGTCGAATGGCTACTCCGCACTGGCAGTCTGGAATACTGCCGGGCAGAAAGCCTTCTCCGTACCCCAGGGCTTTGTTCAATATCACGAGTTGAATGGCAGCGTGACCCCGGCGTCAGGATCGGTCGAAATCTCTACCAGTCCGATACTCCTGGAGACTTCCAGCGCGTTCTAG
- a CDS encoding ATP-grasp domain-containing protein translates to MAFLRHGCAVSALCPPGHPLRYITGVGAVYTYAGFASMLSLKTAIRAANPSIIVPCDDGVVWQLHALHAIESDLRPLIELSLGAAENYPAIQKRGEVLRIAGELGIRVPLTQTVNSVDDLKGWCQNAPAVLKIDGTWGGEGVAILRSAQETIQGYQAARGATRASLAWKRFLINRHPVALWSWRKRRSSSITIQEFIPGRPATTMFACWRGEVLAQSTVEVIATQTLTGAATVVRPLEHRDIEDAARLLAQKLQLSGFHGLDFILEKGSGAACMIELNPRSTQLGHLNLSSHGDLAGVIASRLRNETSYPVAREERIRDTSIALFPHAFKSDPKSAYLRQGYHDVPWEEPALVRELVRDSWPDRKWLSRLYHYFRARKQLDLRPEIFQPANSNSHT, encoded by the coding sequence ATGGCGTTTCTCCGTCACGGCTGCGCCGTTTCGGCGCTATGTCCGCCTGGCCACCCTCTGCGCTACATCACAGGAGTCGGTGCCGTTTACACCTACGCGGGCTTTGCGTCGATGCTCTCCCTCAAGACAGCAATTCGCGCTGCCAATCCCAGCATCATTGTGCCTTGCGATGACGGAGTAGTATGGCAGTTGCACGCTCTACATGCAATCGAGTCCGACCTACGACCTTTGATTGAGCTCTCCCTTGGCGCCGCGGAGAATTACCCGGCAATTCAAAAGCGAGGCGAGGTATTGCGCATCGCTGGCGAATTGGGTATTCGCGTACCTCTCACTCAGACAGTGAATTCAGTGGACGATCTGAAGGGTTGGTGCCAGAATGCGCCGGCAGTGCTCAAGATAGACGGAACCTGGGGTGGGGAGGGCGTGGCAATTTTACGATCCGCGCAGGAGACCATACAGGGTTACCAGGCGGCTCGCGGAGCGACCAGAGCCAGCTTGGCGTGGAAACGGTTCTTGATTAACCGCCACCCGGTCGCTCTGTGGTCGTGGCGCAAAAGACGGTCGTCTAGCATTACGATCCAGGAGTTCATCCCCGGCCGGCCGGCAACCACCATGTTTGCCTGTTGGCGCGGAGAAGTGCTGGCACAGTCGACAGTTGAAGTGATCGCCACTCAAACCCTCACTGGAGCCGCCACGGTTGTTCGTCCCCTCGAACATAGAGATATCGAAGATGCCGCTCGCCTGTTGGCTCAAAAGCTCCAACTCAGCGGTTTTCACGGGTTGGACTTTATCCTTGAAAAGGGTTCAGGCGCAGCGTGCATGATAGAGCTCAACCCGCGTTCTACCCAGCTGGGCCATTTGAATCTATCCTCACATGGCGACCTCGCAGGGGTAATTGCATCGAGACTTAGAAATGAAACGTCGTACCCGGTGGCGCGTGAGGAGCGCATTCGCGACACCTCGATCGCCTTGTTTCCACACGCATTCAAATCGGACCCCAAAAGCGCGTACCTCCGGCAGGGTTATCACGACGTTCCGTGGGAAGAGCCTGCTTTGGTACGTGAATTGGTGCGCGATTCCTGGCCTGATCGCAAATGGTTGAGCCGCCTATATCACTACTTCAGGGCGCGCAAACAACTCGATTTGAGACCGGAAATATTCCAGCCCGCCAATTCGAATTCACACACGTAA